A stretch of DNA from Fibrobacter sp. UWB11:
TTTCGCCACAGAAATGCGGTAGGCCTTGCTGCCCTTGAGCGACTTCACAAAGTAAACGCCATTCTGGTGCACAACGCTCTTGGTCATGCGCTGGACATCTGCCTTAGTCGTGGCTTCGAACTTACCCACCAGCACGCCGTTCATATCAAACACGCTGTAGTTTTCAGCCTCGGTCGGCATGCGGAAATTAGCACCGCGCAAACCAATCGTCTTATCGTCCGGATCGGCAGCATCCTTGCCCTTTGCAAAGTTGAAGTAGTCGATATCGAACCAGGAACCCGTCACCGTCATGCGGAGGATATGTTCGCCAGCCGGGAGTTTTACGTTGGCCTTGACCTTGGTAAATTCATCGAAACTTGAGCCCGAAAGAGCGACATTTTCAACAAGCGTTTCGCCATCCAGGGAGAGTGAGAATCCAGACGTTGAATTACTCGTAGCGACAGAAGCGAACATGGTATAATCGCCTGCTTCCTTCACGTTCACGGAGTATTCAAGCCATTCGCCTTCTTCGTTGTAGCCCACAACGTAGCCCGTTGCCTTCTTGTAAATGTCAACGCCCGTACCTTCGCGGAAATTCGTTTCGCCACGGTCCTCGGAATCATTTTCGTAGTAGGATTTGTTAGCCTTGCCTGTACCCGGAACGTCAAAGTTTTCGACTTCGATCTTGCCCGGGATTTCAGCGACCTTGCCGCCAAAGGGTTCACGTGGCACAGGATCTGCCGGAGTGCCAACGCCAACGAGCGTCACGATGCAATCCTTGTTGCTCGAATTCCCTGCATCCATTGAAATCGTCACGGAGCCGTTCTTGACTTCGACTTCGCCTTCGTACTTGGCGTTCTTTGCTTCGCTGGTGGTGTACACGTGGAAGGACTGGACATCGGCGCCCTGCACCTTCACGGTGACACTCTTGGAATTTTTGTAGTCGCGGTTCACGAGCACCACAATCACAGAGTCGCCATCGGCACTCTTGTAAGCACTTGCAAAAACTTCCTTCTCGGGATTTGCCGTAGCGCCCACGCGGACAGCCCCCGGGCGGACAAATCGAGCAAACTGGCTCATCACGTAACCGCGCTTAGAAATCTTGCCGATTTCGTTCTGCGGAATCTGGAGTTTGTTGCCAAAATCCTTTTCCATGATGAGGCCGTAGCAGCGGCGGATGTACCACCAGGTGTACTGATTGAAATTGCCCACGACCATGGCGCGGTGGATTTCGTAAGCCACGTCCATGGCGTTCACGGTATCGCGCTTGTTGGCATTCGCCTGGTCACCCGTATTCGTAATCGTGCGCCAGTAGTTACCGCTGCCCTG
This window harbors:
- a CDS encoding carbohydrate-binding protein is translated as MKSLGNVLNVAAFGLALAIPALASTVNVDVTEEHQVIRGFGGMVHNQWQGGGGLSEADAKIAFGTGDGTIGLNTLRIPVYANSNDFNKEVQAAKYAKKYAGDDFILYATPWTSPYAGANQHMSSSNYQKYVDHLNSFNDYMKNQGVPLYAISISNEPDWCGEWACWSADEIYNFTKGYADKMRKNGVKVISTESFRYDKNLYNKVLNDANALKNWDILGAHFYASDRRTGDNFFQYSLADQKKVERWMTEHYTESQGSGNYWRTITNTGDQANANKRDTVNAMDVAYEIHRAMVVGNFNQYTWWYIRRCYGLIMEKDFGNKLQIPQNEIGKISKRGYVMSQFARFVRPGAVRVGATANPEKEVFASAYKSADGDSVIVVLVNRDYKNSKSVTVKVQGADVQSFHVYTTSEAKNAKYEGEVEVKNGSVTISMDAGNSSNKDCIVTLVGVGTPADPVPREPFGGKVAEIPGKIEVENFDVPGTGKANKSYYENDSEDRGETNFREGTGVDIYKKATGYVVGYNEEGEWLEYSVNVKEAGDYTMFASVATSNSTSGFSLSLDGETLVENVALSGSSFDEFTKVKANVKLPAGEHILRMTVTGSWFDIDYFNFAKGKDAADPDDKTIGLRGANFRMPTEAENYSVFDMNGVLVGKFEATTKADVQRMTKSVVHQNGVYFVKSLKGSKAYRISVAK